In Rhodoferax sediminis, the sequence CGGTAGCCGATCTGGCAGGTGTGGACTTCTACGACCGGCCGTCGATGCGCGGCCTGCAGGTGAAAGGAGGCAAGACATGAACAGCCCCCACGTTCATCACTTCGTGTATTCACTGCCCCCCGAGGGGGCACGCGCCGCCCTAGAGACGGCTCGTCGGGAGGCGCCATGAGCCGCATTGCCGCCACCTTCGCGGCCCTCAGGAAGGATGGGCGCCGCGCGCTCATCCCCTACGTCACGGCCGGTTTCCCCTACGCCGACATCACGCCGGAGCTGATGCACGGCATGGTGGCCGCCGGCGCCGACGTGATCGAGCTGGGCGTGCCCTTCTCCGACCCGATGGCCGACGGCCCGGTGATCCAGAAAGCCGGCGAAGCGGCGCTCGCGTCAGGCGTCGGCATGAAGCAGGTGCTGGCCATGGTTGGCGCCTTTCGCGAGAAAGACACGACCACGCCCGTGGTGCTGATGGGCTACGCCAATCCGGTCGAGCACTACGGCCTGGTGCACGGCCCCGACGCCTTCATCCGCGACGCTGCGGCCGCGGGCGTCGATGGTTTGCTGATCGTCGACTATCCGCCCGAGGAGTGCGAGGACTTCGCGGCCCGGCTGCGCAGCGCCGGCATCGACCTGATCTTCCTGCTGGCACCGACCTCTACCTCCGAGCGCATGGCGCAGGTCGCGCGTATCGCCAGCGGCTACGTCTACTACGTCTCGCTCAAGGGCGTGACGGGTGCAGGCCACCTGGACACCGAAGCGGTCGGGCGCATGATCCCGCGCATCCGAGAGCATGTGGGCATTCCGGTCGGCGTGGGCTTCGGCATCCGCGACGCGCGCACGGCGCAAGCCATCGGCTCGGCCGCCGATGCGGTGGTGATCGGCACGAAGATCATCCAGTTGATCGATGGCCAGCCGCGCGAGCAGGTCGTGCCGGTGGTGCGCGCATTCCTGGCCGGCATCCGCGAGGCGCTCGACGCCCTGCCCGCCGCCACGGCCAAGAATGCCGCTGGCCGATAATCCCACCCACAGGAGCATTGAATCCATGAGTTGGCTAGAAAAACTTCTTCCCCCCAAAATCCAGCAAACCGACCCGGCGGACCGCCGTAGCGTGCCCGAAGGCCTGTGGGTCAAGTGCCCAAGCTGCGAAACGGTGCTGTACAAGACCGATCTGGAGCAGAACCAGAACGTGTGCCCGAGTTGCGGCCACCACCACCGCATCGGTGCGCGCGCGCGGCTCAATGTATTTCTCGACCCGGAAGGCCGCTACGAGATCGGGCAGGAGGTGCTTCCCGTGGACGCGCTCAAGTTCAAGGACAGCCGCAAATACCCCGAGCGCCTGAAAGAAGCGCTGGAAAACACCGGCGAGACCGATGCGCTGGTGGTCATGGGCGGCGCGGTGCACAGCATCAGCGTGGTGGTGGCGTGCTTCGAATTTGACTTCATGGGCGGCAGCATGGGCAGCGTGGTGGGCGAGCGCTTTGTGCGCGGCGTGCACGCGGCGATCGAACAAAAGGTGCCCTTCATCTGCTTTACCGCCACCGGCGGCGCCCGCATGCAGGAAGGCTTGCTGAGCCTGATGCAGATGGCCAAGACGAATGCCTCCTTGACCCGTCTGGCCAAGAAAGGCCTGCCCTATATCAGCGTGCTGACCGACCCGACCATGGGCGGCGTCAGCGCCGGCTTTGCCTTCTTGGGCGATGTGGTGATGGCCGAGCCCAAGGCGCTGATCGGTTTTGCCGGCCCGCGCGTGATCGAGTCCACGGTGCGCGTGACCCTGCCCGAAGGCTTTCAGCGCGCCGAATTCCTGCAGCAAAAAGGCGCGATCGACCTCATTTGCGACCGCCGCGAGCTGCGCAAGACCATTGCCAGCACGCTGGCCATGCTGCTGCGCCAGTCGGCGGACGCGGTGGCTTGACGGCAGCGGCTCAGTGCAGCACCACCGCCTGGATAGTCCACCACACCATCGACGCCACCTGCAGCAGCACCAGCAGCACCAGCGGTGACAGGTCGATCCCCCCGACCAGCGGAACGATACGCCGGATCGGACGCAATAGCGGCTCGCACAAACGCTCGATCACATGGAACAGCGGTGAGCCGCCGGTTTGCACCCAGGACATCACGGCATACACGATCAACAGGCCCGTCAGCCCCGAAATCACCAGCCGTACCAGGCCAAAGGCGGCCAGTACCGGCAGAAAAATCAGCGCACTCTCGGCGCCGGCCAGCAGCCACAGCACGATGTACTGTGCCAGCACCAGCAGGAAAGCGCCCGCCAGACTCGCCAGATCCCAGCGCCCCGCCGCGGGCACGATGCGCCGCAGCGGCAGCACCAGCCAGTCGGTCAGCGCAAACACAAAGCGCCCCACCGGATTGCCAAAGGGCACGCGCTGGTACTGCATGTACAGGCGCAGCAGGCAGGCGCCGCCCAGCAGGCCGATGGTCACGTCGAGCAGGAAGGAGATGATTTGGTAAGGCATGGGTACAAGTCGATCAGGTCATGGGATGATAGCGGCCAGAAGTGACTTATCGATGTAGCGATGCTCCCTGCGCTCACCCTCTCCTCTTTGCCGCTGTTTCCGCTGGGCACCGTTCTTTTCCCCGGCGGGGTACTGCCACTGCGTATTTTCGAGGTGCGCTATCTCGACATGATCGGCAAATGCCACCGGGCCGGCGCTCCTTTTGGCATCGTCAGCCTGACGCAGGGCCCGGAAGTGCAGGTGCCGGGCGCCCACGAGGCCTTCTCCGACGTGGGCACCCTGGCCACCATCACCGAGCTGGCGGCACCGCAAGCGGGGTTGCTGCAAATCCGCTGTACCGGCGCCCAGCGCTTTCGAATCAGCCGCAGCGAGCGGCTCAAGCACGGATTGTGGGTCGCCGAAGTGCAGCGGATCGACGACGA encodes:
- the trpA gene encoding tryptophan synthase subunit alpha, producing the protein MSRIAATFAALRKDGRRALIPYVTAGFPYADITPELMHGMVAAGADVIELGVPFSDPMADGPVIQKAGEAALASGVGMKQVLAMVGAFREKDTTTPVVLMGYANPVEHYGLVHGPDAFIRDAAAAGVDGLLIVDYPPEECEDFAARLRSAGIDLIFLLAPTSTSERMAQVARIASGYVYYVSLKGVTGAGHLDTEAVGRMIPRIREHVGIPVGVGFGIRDARTAQAIGSAADAVVIGTKIIQLIDGQPREQVVPVVRAFLAGIREALDALPAATAKNAAGR
- the accD gene encoding acetyl-CoA carboxylase, carboxyltransferase subunit beta; translated protein: MSWLEKLLPPKIQQTDPADRRSVPEGLWVKCPSCETVLYKTDLEQNQNVCPSCGHHHRIGARARLNVFLDPEGRYEIGQEVLPVDALKFKDSRKYPERLKEALENTGETDALVVMGGAVHSISVVVACFEFDFMGGSMGSVVGERFVRGVHAAIEQKVPFICFTATGGARMQEGLLSLMQMAKTNASLTRLAKKGLPYISVLTDPTMGGVSAGFAFLGDVVMAEPKALIGFAGPRVIESTVRVTLPEGFQRAEFLQQKGAIDLICDRRELRKTIASTLAMLLRQSADAVA
- a CDS encoding YggT family protein → MPYQIISFLLDVTIGLLGGACLLRLYMQYQRVPFGNPVGRFVFALTDWLVLPLRRIVPAAGRWDLASLAGAFLLVLAQYIVLWLLAGAESALIFLPVLAAFGLVRLVISGLTGLLIVYAVMSWVQTGGSPLFHVIERLCEPLLRPIRRIVPLVGGIDLSPLVLLVLLQVASMVWWTIQAVVLH
- a CDS encoding LON peptidase substrate-binding domain-containing protein; this encodes MLPALTLSSLPLFPLGTVLFPGGVLPLRIFEVRYLDMIGKCHRAGAPFGIVSLTQGPEVQVPGAHEAFSDVGTLATITELAAPQAGLLQIRCTGAQRFRISRSERLKHGLWVAEVQRIDDDMAVPVPDDLQGTADALRQLIHALQLREPAPAQMPLQEPWQLDECGWVANRWCELLPLPLELKQRLMALENPLVRLELVSDLLARAGIPH